AAATTATTGGATTGCAGTATACGACACCTTCAAAAAATGCATTTCTTACAGCACTTAATGTAGTTATTGTGCCGTTTATAGCATTTGTTATTTTAAAGAAAAAAATCGGTGCAAAGGGGATTATTGGAGCAGTTATGTCTGTTCTCGGCGTTGCATTACTTTCTTTGAATGGAAATTTTACATTAAGTCTGGGAGATGGTTTAACATTATTTTGTGCCGTTGGATTTGCATTTCAAATATTTTTTACTTCAGAATTTGTAAAAAAATATCCGGCATCTGTACTAAATACGATTCAGATGTTTACCGCATTTGTATTATCAGCAATTAGTCTTATGATTTTTGGGGAAAATGATTTCCAGGTCACAATACAAGGCTGGTTAAGTGCGTTATATTTGGGAGTAGTAAGTACGACAATCTGTTACTTGCTTCAGACTGCATGTCAGAAATATATAGATGAGACGAAGGCTGCAATTATCCTTTCCATGGAATCTGTGTTTGGAACAATCTTTTCAATACTGATTCTTCATGAGGTGGTTACCGTTCGTATGGTAATCGGATGTGCGGTTATATTGGCGGCAGTCATTATTTCTAATATGTCTGAGACATCAGAGAAAATAGAAGATAAAGAAATTTGCAAAATATAAAAAATAGGGGAAAATAATATGTTATTGCAATTAAAAGAAAAATATATTGGTGATGCAGCATTTTATAAGAGATATCTTTGTCTTGCATTACCGATGATCTTGCAAAATGCCATTACGAATCTGGTCAGTTTTCTTGACAATATTATGGTCGGTCAATTAGGAACAGAGCCGATGTCAGGAGTAGCCATTGTCAACCAGCTGATATTCGTGTATAATCTGGCGATTTTTGGGGCAGTGTCAGCAGCAAGTATTTTTGGAGCACAATATTTTGGTAAAGGAAACCATAAGGGGCATATGCACTCTTTTCGGTTCAAATTATATGCAACATTAACTGTGACGGCATTAACGATTCTTTTGTTTATTACGAAAGGTTCCGCACTGATATCCTTATATCTGACGGATACGACGGGAAGCGGAGCAACAGAAGTTGCATTACAGTATGGATTGGAATATCTTGCGATTATGATGGTGGGACTGATTCCGTTTGCAATAAATCAGTCTTACGCAACGAATATAAAAGAGACAGGACAGACATTGATACCTATGATAGCCAGTTTTGTAGCTGTTGGAACGAATGCAATCCTGGATTATGTATTGATTTTTGGACTTGGACCGATTCCAAAACTCGGAGTTGCCGGTGCGGCACTTGCAACAGTGATTGCACGTTACATAGAAGCGTTGATCGTAATTGTGTGGGCTCATGCACATAAGGAGAAAAATAGGTATCTTGCAGGGGCTTATAGAGGTTTAGGAATACCAAAATCAGAGTTTAAAGCAATCATTATAAAAGGTTTCCCGCTTATGCTAAATGAAATTTTATGGGCAGCAGGCATGACAACAGTAACGCAATGCTATTCTATCCGAGGGTTAGAGGTTATTGCCGGATTAAATATCGCAACAACGATTACAAACTTGTTTAATATTATTTATATTCAGCTTGGTGCATGTATCAGTATTGTTGTCGGGCAGTATTTAGGAGCAGGAAAATTAAAAGAAGCGAAGGATGCTGACAATAAAATGATTGTTTTCAGTGTGTTTTGTTGTGTAGTTGTTGCAGTGGCAATGTTGCTGATTGGTGGATTCTTCCCACAAATCTATAATACTTCCGAACAGATTAAAGCATTGGCTAAGAGTTTTATTGCTGTTTCAGCGATTATTATGCCGTTTTGTGCTTTCAGCCATTCATCTTACTTTACTCTGCGTTCGGGAGGCAAGACGATGGTTACGTTTTTATTCGATT
This Ruminococcus hominis DNA region includes the following protein-coding sequences:
- a CDS encoding DMT family transporter translates to MKKWLAIGGLILVTVIWGGGFVASDIALESMKPFQIMMVRFLLASVLMGVISRGQRKSEEKLKDRAGAIKAGILMGVTLFMGFAFQIIGLQYTTPSKNAFLTALNVVIVPFIAFVILKKKIGAKGIIGAVMSVLGVALLSLNGNFTLSLGDGLTLFCAVGFAFQIFFTSEFVKKYPASVLNTIQMFTAFVLSAISLMIFGENDFQVTIQGWLSALYLGVVSTTICYLLQTACQKYIDETKAAIILSMESVFGTIFSILILHEVVTVRMVIGCAVILAAVIISNMSETSEKIEDKEICKI
- a CDS encoding MATE family efflux transporter, with the translated sequence MLLQLKEKYIGDAAFYKRYLCLALPMILQNAITNLVSFLDNIMVGQLGTEPMSGVAIVNQLIFVYNLAIFGAVSAASIFGAQYFGKGNHKGHMHSFRFKLYATLTVTALTILLFITKGSALISLYLTDTTGSGATEVALQYGLEYLAIMMVGLIPFAINQSYATNIKETGQTLIPMIASFVAVGTNAILDYVLIFGLGPIPKLGVAGAALATVIARYIEALIVIVWAHAHKEKNRYLAGAYRGLGIPKSEFKAIIIKGFPLMLNEILWAAGMTTVTQCYSIRGLEVIAGLNIATTITNLFNIIYIQLGACISIVVGQYLGAGKLKEAKDADNKMIVFSVFCCVVVAVAMLLIGGFFPQIYNTSEQIKALAKSFIAVSAIIMPFCAFSHSSYFTLRSGGKTMVTFLFDSVFTWVVVVPSAFILAHYTGLGIVSVYFLVQATELIKVVIGYFMVKSNVWVVQMV